One region of Oreochromis aureus strain Israel breed Guangdong linkage group 19, ZZ_aureus, whole genome shotgun sequence genomic DNA includes:
- the zbtb42 gene encoding zinc finger and BTB domain-containing protein 18.2 isoform X1 — protein sequence MGYEGRMEFPDHSRQLLQCLSQQRHQGFLCDCTVLVGEARFKAHRAVLASCSMYFHLFYRDQLDKRDVVHLNSDIVTAPAFSLLLEFMYEGKLEFSTLPVEDVLAAASYLHMYDIVKVCKGKLKDKELSSLDEKMGEGLGLSCLDRENSSDGELHSKQLIQRQPQTPSQGLHRAPPAEEFDMDNTEVRLAVTDCDRSTQSRQKANGHSGRSPDLVGVNYVSAEAEPCVQTAGKTKADVSSSTVLLSQRSRASDDMDCALDLSFKPLSSRDPLHPSYVSGQLALDSQQQGTEPLVKDEHDLLSEQEDSEPMSPESQRFGNSARSSVVTGFAALFPGNNGSTAALLSQEEDLMDEEGEACRGRESAPGREVDGRGRLLGDSEEEEEDDLASSDISTSSGVLLPPGQQVCMCPLCSKVFPSPHVLQLHLSSHFREKDGARSKLSPDGSVPTCMQCNKTFSCMYTLKRHERTHSGEKPYTCGQCGKSFQYSHNLSRHAVVHTREKPHACKWCERRFTQSGDLYRHIRKFHCGLVKTLAIG from the exons ATGG GTTATGAAGGAAGAATGGAGTTCCCAGACCATAGCCGCCAGTTGCTGCAGTGTCTGAGTCAGCAGCGTCACCAAGGTTTCCTCTGTGACTGCACTGTTCTTGTTGGGGAGGCTCGATTCAAAGCGCACAGAGCCGTGCTGGCCTCCTGCAGCATGTACTTCCATCTCTTCTACAGGGACCAGCTAGACAAAAGGGACGTTGTGCATCTCAACAGTGACATTGTGACAGCCCCGGCTTTCAGCCTGCTCCTTGAATTTATGTATGAGGGGAAGTTGGAATTCAGCACTCTGCCTGTGGAGGATGTCCTGGCAGCAGCCAGTTACCTCCACATGTACGATATAGTCAAAGTGTGCAAAGGCAAGCTTAAAGACAAGGAACTTTCCTCCCTGGATGAAAAGATGGGAGAGGGTTTGGGACTCAGCTGTCTGGACAGGGAAAATTCCTCAGATGGTGAGCTGCACAGTAAGCAGCTCATTCAGCGACAGCCCCAGACACCGTCTCAGGGGCTTCACAGGGCCCCCCCGGCGGAAGAGTTTGACATGGACAACACTGAAGTCAGGCTGGCTGTCACAGATTGTGATAGGTCTACGCAGAGCAGGCAGAAGGCAAACGGTCACTCTGGCAGGTCCCCGGACCTTGTAGGTGTCAATTATGTGTCAGCAGAGGCCGAGCCCTGCGTCCAAacagctggaaaaacaaaagctgatgTCAGTAGTTCCACCGTATTGCTGTCCCAGAGGTCCCGGGCTTCAGATGACATGGACTGTGCACTGGATTTGTCTTTCAAGCCTCTGTCTAGCAGAGATCCCTTACACCCCTCCTACGTCTCGGGACAGCTGGCCCTCGACAGCCAGCAGCAGGGCACTGAGCCACTTGTTAAAGACGAACACGACTTGCTGTCAGAGCAGGAGGACAGTGAGCCGATGAGCCCTGAGAGCCAGCGCTTTGGGAATAGTGCCAGGAGCTCAGTGGTGACAGGGTTCGCTGCCCTCTTCCCAGGCAACAACGGTTCCACAGCCGCCCTGCTCTCCCAGGAGGAGGACCTGATGGACGAGGAGGGGGAGGCCtgcagagggagggagagcgCCCCAGGCAGGGAGGTGGATGGGAGGGGTAGACTGCTGGGGGacagcgaggaggaggaggaagacgacTTGGCCTCTTCAGACATTTCCACCTCCAGTGGAGTACTGCTGCCCCCGGGGCAACAGGTGTGCATGTGTCCCCTCTGCAGCAAAGTCTTCCCCAGCCCCCACGTGCTGCAACTGCACCTCAGCTCACACTTCCGCGAAAAGGACGGTGCCCGTTCCAAGCTGTCCCCTGACGGCTCGGTCCCCACCTGCATGCAGTGCAACAAGACCTTCTCTTGCATGTACACCCTTAAGCGTCACGAGCGCACACACTCTGGTGAGAAGCCATATACCTGCGGCCAGTGCGGCAAGAGCTTCCAGTACTCCCACAACTTAAGTCGGCACGCTGTAGTTCACACACGGGAGAAGCCTCACGCCTGCAAGTGGTGCGAGCGGCGCTTCACCCAGTCTGGGGACCTCTACCGCCACATCAGGAAGTTTCACTGTGGCCTTGTCAAGACTCTCGCCATCGGATAA
- the zbtb42 gene encoding zinc finger and BTB domain-containing protein 18.2 isoform X2, whose protein sequence is MEFPDHSRQLLQCLSQQRHQGFLCDCTVLVGEARFKAHRAVLASCSMYFHLFYRDQLDKRDVVHLNSDIVTAPAFSLLLEFMYEGKLEFSTLPVEDVLAAASYLHMYDIVKVCKGKLKDKELSSLDEKMGEGLGLSCLDRENSSDGELHSKQLIQRQPQTPSQGLHRAPPAEEFDMDNTEVRLAVTDCDRSTQSRQKANGHSGRSPDLVGVNYVSAEAEPCVQTAGKTKADVSSSTVLLSQRSRASDDMDCALDLSFKPLSSRDPLHPSYVSGQLALDSQQQGTEPLVKDEHDLLSEQEDSEPMSPESQRFGNSARSSVVTGFAALFPGNNGSTAALLSQEEDLMDEEGEACRGRESAPGREVDGRGRLLGDSEEEEEDDLASSDISTSSGVLLPPGQQVCMCPLCSKVFPSPHVLQLHLSSHFREKDGARSKLSPDGSVPTCMQCNKTFSCMYTLKRHERTHSGEKPYTCGQCGKSFQYSHNLSRHAVVHTREKPHACKWCERRFTQSGDLYRHIRKFHCGLVKTLAIG, encoded by the coding sequence ATGGAGTTCCCAGACCATAGCCGCCAGTTGCTGCAGTGTCTGAGTCAGCAGCGTCACCAAGGTTTCCTCTGTGACTGCACTGTTCTTGTTGGGGAGGCTCGATTCAAAGCGCACAGAGCCGTGCTGGCCTCCTGCAGCATGTACTTCCATCTCTTCTACAGGGACCAGCTAGACAAAAGGGACGTTGTGCATCTCAACAGTGACATTGTGACAGCCCCGGCTTTCAGCCTGCTCCTTGAATTTATGTATGAGGGGAAGTTGGAATTCAGCACTCTGCCTGTGGAGGATGTCCTGGCAGCAGCCAGTTACCTCCACATGTACGATATAGTCAAAGTGTGCAAAGGCAAGCTTAAAGACAAGGAACTTTCCTCCCTGGATGAAAAGATGGGAGAGGGTTTGGGACTCAGCTGTCTGGACAGGGAAAATTCCTCAGATGGTGAGCTGCACAGTAAGCAGCTCATTCAGCGACAGCCCCAGACACCGTCTCAGGGGCTTCACAGGGCCCCCCCGGCGGAAGAGTTTGACATGGACAACACTGAAGTCAGGCTGGCTGTCACAGATTGTGATAGGTCTACGCAGAGCAGGCAGAAGGCAAACGGTCACTCTGGCAGGTCCCCGGACCTTGTAGGTGTCAATTATGTGTCAGCAGAGGCCGAGCCCTGCGTCCAAacagctggaaaaacaaaagctgatgTCAGTAGTTCCACCGTATTGCTGTCCCAGAGGTCCCGGGCTTCAGATGACATGGACTGTGCACTGGATTTGTCTTTCAAGCCTCTGTCTAGCAGAGATCCCTTACACCCCTCCTACGTCTCGGGACAGCTGGCCCTCGACAGCCAGCAGCAGGGCACTGAGCCACTTGTTAAAGACGAACACGACTTGCTGTCAGAGCAGGAGGACAGTGAGCCGATGAGCCCTGAGAGCCAGCGCTTTGGGAATAGTGCCAGGAGCTCAGTGGTGACAGGGTTCGCTGCCCTCTTCCCAGGCAACAACGGTTCCACAGCCGCCCTGCTCTCCCAGGAGGAGGACCTGATGGACGAGGAGGGGGAGGCCtgcagagggagggagagcgCCCCAGGCAGGGAGGTGGATGGGAGGGGTAGACTGCTGGGGGacagcgaggaggaggaggaagacgacTTGGCCTCTTCAGACATTTCCACCTCCAGTGGAGTACTGCTGCCCCCGGGGCAACAGGTGTGCATGTGTCCCCTCTGCAGCAAAGTCTTCCCCAGCCCCCACGTGCTGCAACTGCACCTCAGCTCACACTTCCGCGAAAAGGACGGTGCCCGTTCCAAGCTGTCCCCTGACGGCTCGGTCCCCACCTGCATGCAGTGCAACAAGACCTTCTCTTGCATGTACACCCTTAAGCGTCACGAGCGCACACACTCTGGTGAGAAGCCATATACCTGCGGCCAGTGCGGCAAGAGCTTCCAGTACTCCCACAACTTAAGTCGGCACGCTGTAGTTCACACACGGGAGAAGCCTCACGCCTGCAAGTGGTGCGAGCGGCGCTTCACCCAGTCTGGGGACCTCTACCGCCACATCAGGAAGTTTCACTGTGGCCTTGTCAAGACTCTCGCCATCGGATAA